A window of Castanea sativa cultivar Marrone di Chiusa Pesio chromosome 1, ASM4071231v1 contains these coding sequences:
- the LOC142633373 gene encoding paired amphipathic helix protein Sin3-like 2: MKRLGDGRSSSQPKPPSGSSHGDSCNGGGGGSDLGCTLREQRKNYALTYLKEVKETLRDQREKYDKFLKVMKDFMDQRTDAYDVIAIVKELFKGHNNLISGFNFFLPKGSEIALDNDEAQPQDLLNEAWSFVTKIKVKLLSCSVEFQLQMLVPSVLIRNYASVCRELLDILIDFRKGRMDINTVQNQISILFDGHADLIDEFTIFLPPNAEPVSAKKW, from the exons ATGAAGAGATTAGGAGACGGCCGTAGCTCTTCGCAACCTAAGCCACCGTCTGGTTCTTCACATGGAGATTC ATGTAATGGAGGCGGAGGAGGTAGTGATCTTGGTTGTACCTTGcgggaacaaagaaaaaattatgcCTTAACCTATCTCAAGGAAGTGAAGGAAACGCTTCGAGACCAAAGAGAGAAATATGACAAGTTCCTTAAGGTCATGAAAGATTTTATGGATCAAAG AACTGATGCTTATGATGTCATTGCCATAGTGAAGGAATTATTTAAAGGGCATAATAACTTGATTTCTGGGTTTAACTTCTTCTTGCCAAAGGGATCTGAAATAGCCCTTGACAATGATGAGGCTCAGCCACAGGATTTATTAAATGAAGCTTGGAGCTTTGTGACCAAGATAAAGGTGAAATTATTGTCTTGTTCTGTTGAATTTCAACTGCAAATGTTGGTTCCTAGCGTTTTAATAAGGAACTATGCGAGTGTTTGTAGAGAATTATTAGACATTTTAATTGACTTCCGGAAGGGGCGCATGGACATAAATACAGTCCAAAATCAG aTTTCCATTCTTTTTGATGGTCATGCGGATTTAATTGATGAGTTCACTATATTTCTTCCCCCGAACGCTGAACCTGTTTCAGCAAAGAAATGGTAA